A stretch of Rhinoderma darwinii isolate aRhiDar2 chromosome 4, aRhiDar2.hap1, whole genome shotgun sequence DNA encodes these proteins:
- the LOC142758980 gene encoding uncharacterized protein LOC142758980, with protein sequence MEWCYNVPPVVICRWDGQSSAREELEEGELDVYRRGQDGPADGNTAPVRPVGPVSAIGTGSGTSWFGLSGASLGSGIGPVEQLLQRSLARTTWSAYAACWRQWEEWVRELGDVNTDRDRLVALLYWLGDAWEAGFSVAKVNRFISAVAFGFKLRGFQDVSKEFLVSQALKGLRRGRVEADSRRPVSFALLSSLGGSLASVCRSSDEMDLFRLAFSLAFFGAFRIGELVSPSTKQAGGLRSGEVSLFADRLEVWLRRSKTDQVGKGKLIVLFALPGSVMCPVECMRGFTPNRGSPDLPLLRHVDGSFLSRFQFGAVFKKCLTAVGVAAGSYSSHSFRIGAATEAGRWGLDDEGVRRIGRWESNRFKSYVRPHML encoded by the exons ATGGAGTGGTGTTATAATGTACCCCCTGTTGTAAT atgtcggtgggatggccagtcgtctgcgagagaggagctggaggaaggtgaactggacgtgtatcgtcgaggtcaggatggtccggctgacgggaacacagcgcctgtgcggcccg tgggaccggtttcggcaattggcaccgggagcggaacgtcttggtttggcttgtccggagcatctttgggatctggtatcggtcccgtagaacaactgttacaaaggtctttggcgcgcacgacgtggagtgcttatgctgcttgttggaggcagtgggaggagtgggtaagagagttgggtgacgtcaatacggatagagacaggttggtggcacttttgtactggttaggggacgcctgggaggcggggttttcagtggcgaaggtgaaccggttcatatctgcggtggcgtttgggtttaagttgcggggctttcaggatgtatcgaaggaatttctggtatcgcaggctttgaaggggttgcgccgaggtagggtggaggcggatagtagaaggcctgtgtcgtttgctttgcttagctcgttgggcggttcattagcatcggtctgtcgttcttcagacgaaatggatttgtttcggttggctttttcgttagcgttctttggggcatttagaataggtgagttggtgtcgccaagtaccaaacaggcaggggggctgagatctggggaggtgagcctattcgcagatcggctggaggtatggttgcgtcggtcaaaaactgaccaagtagggaagggaaaactgatagttttgttcgccctcccggggtcggttatgtgcccagtagagtgcatgcggggttttacgccaaacagggggtctccagatttgcctttgttacgtcatgtggacgggtcgtttttgtccaggtttcagtttggagctgtatttaaaaaatgtttgacggcggttggtgtcgcggcaggctcatattcatctcattccttcaggattggcgcagcaacagaagcggggcgctgggggttggatgatgagggggtgaggcgtattggtcgttgggagtccaacaggtttaagtcctatgtccgcccccatatgttatga